In a genomic window of Sulfurimonas denitrificans DSM 1251:
- a CDS encoding phosphatidate cytidylyltransferase: protein MSIFSASNERVKTGLVLVAGVLLIGVIDNFFLMWAFLGVVYMLAFKEALALFDIKKSDLLYYAAGLWLVAAIYPYSDDLFVLAGVAYASAVAFNKNLSWKNFFPFMYPTAGMLFVLSMYQEYGVLALLWLLVVVALTDVGAYAVGKSIGKTPFSATSPKKTMEGVVGGIIVATIGGMFVGLGIVDLGISFIISFMVSVSSIFGDLYESSLKRAAGVKDSGDILPGHGGILDRIDGYLFGAVVMLILLRGLV from the coding sequence ATGAGTATATTTTCAGCTTCCAATGAGAGAGTCAAGACGGGATTGGTTCTTGTTGCTGGCGTGCTTCTCATAGGTGTAATAGATAATTTTTTCCTTATGTGGGCTTTTTTGGGTGTTGTATATATGTTGGCATTTAAAGAGGCTCTCGCTCTTTTTGATATAAAAAAGAGTGATTTGCTCTATTATGCCGCTGGACTCTGGTTAGTTGCAGCAATCTACCCATACAGTGATGACCTTTTTGTTTTAGCTGGTGTTGCTTATGCGAGTGCAGTTGCTTTTAACAAAAACCTTTCTTGGAAGAACTTCTTTCCATTTATGTACCCTACTGCTGGAATGCTCTTTGTTCTCTCAATGTATCAAGAGTATGGTGTTTTAGCGCTTCTTTGGCTCTTGGTTGTTGTTGCACTTACTGATGTGGGAGCATACGCTGTTGGTAAAAGCATAGGAAAGACTCCATTTAGCGCTACTTCTCCAAAAAAGACGATGGAGGGTGTTGTTGGAGGCATAATAGTTGCAACAATCGGCGGTATGTTTGTAGGTCTTGGTATCGTTGATTTGGGTATCTCATTTATCATCTCGTTTATGGTCTCTGTTAGTTCAATCTTTGGTGATTTATATGAGAGCTCGCTAAAGAGAGCTGCTGGAGTAAAAGATAGTGGAGATATTTTACCAGGGCATGGCGGAATTTTAGACAGAATAGATGGTTATCTCTTTGGCGCAGTCGTTATGCTGATCTTACTCAGAGGCTTGGTTTAA
- a CDS encoding DNA adenine methylase, which translates to MNYIGSKYKLSVFLEDEIRAAVEGSLSNKLFCDMFAGIAVVGCEFKQYVKIAVDGYKVFLEIDV; encoded by the coding sequence ATGAACTACATCGGCTCAAAGTACAAACTCTCTGTCTTTTTAGAAGATGAGATAAGAGCCGCGGTTGAGGGCTCTTTGAGTAATAAACTCTTTTGCGATATGTTCGCTGGAATTGCGGTAGTGGGGTGCGAATTTAAACAATATGTAAAAATAGCTGTGGACGGATATAAGGTTTTTTTGGAAATAGATGTTTAG
- a CDS encoding DNA cytosine methyltransferase — protein MRNIKVASFFSGCGGLDIGFEGDFETNSTSIRNKSWIQNTNEKKCKVKKTTFETVFACDIKKSAKIAWESYFKKENVFHLESIVDLIKKAHNNEFIFPHADIVTGGFPCQDFSIAGKRNGFNSHKTHSNTYVTDEPSIESRGMLYYWLREAISIIKPKIFIAENVKGLVTMGDIKNIIADDFRNINGGYIVLEPRVLNAADYGVPQSRERVFFIGIRRDLINDLTINMLINNELSLYPPQTHDYKNDFVSTSDILSDLPEPEDSSDISHQKYSKAKWYGKHCQGQTEINPAGLSPTIRAEHHGNIEYRRLSKEHGGKIINEFDLLERRLSVRECARLQTFPDNYNFVSDKISASEAYKLIGNAVPPLLGYHIAQHIQSIWDILFLNKSKTEKKVA, from the coding sequence ATGAGAAATATAAAAGTTGCTTCTTTTTTTTCTGGTTGTGGGGGACTAGATATAGGTTTTGAGGGTGATTTTGAAACCAATTCTACATCAATAAGAAATAAATCTTGGATACAAAACACTAATGAGAAAAAATGTAAAGTTAAAAAAACAACATTTGAAACAGTCTTTGCATGTGATATAAAGAAGTCAGCAAAAATTGCATGGGAATCTTATTTTAAAAAAGAGAATGTTTTTCATCTTGAAAGTATCGTTGATTTAATAAAAAAAGCACATAACAATGAGTTTATTTTTCCGCATGCTGACATCGTTACAGGCGGATTTCCATGTCAAGACTTTAGCATCGCTGGAAAAAGAAATGGATTTAACTCCCATAAAACACACTCTAACACTTATGTTACGGATGAACCTTCCATTGAATCAAGAGGTATGCTTTACTATTGGTTGAGAGAAGCGATCTCAATTATAAAGCCAAAGATATTTATAGCTGAGAATGTAAAAGGCTTAGTTACAATGGGTGATATAAAAAATATTATCGCTGATGATTTTAGAAATATTAACGGCGGGTACATAGTTTTGGAACCTAGAGTATTAAATGCTGCTGATTATGGAGTTCCACAAAGTAGAGAAAGAGTTTTTTTTATTGGAATAAGGAGAGATTTAATTAATGATTTAACAATAAACATGTTAATCAATAATGAGTTAAGTCTATATCCGCCACAAACGCATGATTACAAAAATGATTTTGTTAGCACATCAGACATTTTGTCCGATTTGCCAGAACCAGAAGATAGCTCAGATATTTCACACCAAAAATATTCAAAGGCTAAATGGTACGGCAAACACTGTCAAGGGCAAACAGAAATAAATCCTGCAGGATTATCGCCAACAATAAGAGCTGAACACCACGGAAATATTGAATACAGAAGACTATCCAAAGAACATGGCGGAAAAATTATCAATGAATTTGATTTACTAGAGAGAAGATTAAGCGTAAGAGAGTGTGCGAGATTACAAACATTCCCAGATAATTATAATTTCGTTTCAGACAAAATAAGTGCCTCAGAAGCGTATAAATTAATAGGAAACGCAGTCCCGCCGCTACTCGGTTATCATATCGCACAACACATACAATCCATTTGGGATATATTATTTTTAAATAAGAGTAAAACAGAAAAAAAGGTAGCATAA
- a CDS encoding YcaO-like family protein encodes MNILSKEAPLEVSIKKMKNVLKSVGCETIVSKEHHPLQNCYSLNLSSTEAPSHIYSNGKGSLEDSALASALGEYIERLQTNMFFSDFYLPRRKHYPDEVEFELDGDFLSEELFDIYDPDGELLGDAFVDFNSDSKKIISLPFKKLSTNETIHFPVNILHNLYVSNGLSAGNTPKEAQVQALSEIYERYAKFEIIKNGYALPKFPQSVIESFSKLNEDISALRNLGYIVEVLDASLGGAFPVTAISLINPKNSTLFVSFGAHPILEVSLERTMTELMQGRSLDTLNDFETPTFDMSIVSDSFNLESHFVDSNAKLGFAFLSSKKSFEFSAWKYDTKMDELEFLTNIASDMGKEIYTREYDYLGFYSCQMLIPSISEVYPIDDLAYNNKNSAKAIRDMVLNFSDYDAEDILDTIVSLDDSLGMEKYIGVIFKNNFTMAEFKVHLHLQVGAKEDALEFLEYSSKSEAKVISELIHMELQEQDYQEYEEALFNIFSKPNVEKALKILNKEEYFIDITLHNDYHNMLAMYERLTQSKAAMI; translated from the coding sequence GTGAATATCTTATCAAAAGAGGCTCCACTTGAAGTCTCTATCAAAAAAATGAAAAATGTCTTAAAGAGTGTTGGATGCGAAACTATTGTCTCAAAAGAGCACCATCCGCTACAAAACTGTTATTCGCTAAACCTTAGCTCTACTGAAGCTCCATCTCACATCTACTCAAATGGCAAAGGCTCACTTGAGGATTCTGCATTGGCAAGTGCGCTTGGAGAGTACATTGAGAGGCTTCAGACTAACATGTTCTTTAGTGATTTTTATCTTCCTCGTAGAAAACACTATCCAGATGAAGTAGAGTTTGAACTCGATGGAGATTTTTTAAGTGAAGAGTTGTTTGACATATATGACCCAGATGGCGAACTTCTTGGAGATGCTTTTGTTGATTTCAATAGTGATAGCAAAAAAATTATCTCACTTCCATTTAAAAAACTCTCTACAAATGAGACAATCCACTTTCCAGTAAACATTCTACACAATCTCTATGTTAGTAACGGTCTATCCGCTGGAAACACCCCTAAAGAGGCTCAAGTTCAGGCTCTAAGTGAAATTTATGAGAGATACGCAAAGTTTGAAATCATAAAAAATGGTTACGCTCTGCCAAAATTTCCGCAAAGTGTTATAGAGTCATTTTCAAAACTAAACGAAGATATTTCAGCTCTGCGTAACCTCGGATATATTGTAGAAGTTCTCGATGCCTCTCTTGGAGGAGCATTTCCAGTAACTGCCATCTCACTGATAAACCCAAAAAACTCAACTCTATTTGTCTCTTTTGGTGCGCATCCGATTCTTGAAGTAAGTTTGGAGAGAACTATGACAGAGCTTATGCAAGGGCGCTCACTCGATACTCTTAATGATTTTGAGACACCAACATTTGACATGAGTATAGTCTCAGATAGCTTCAATCTTGAGTCTCATTTTGTGGACTCAAACGCAAAGCTTGGATTTGCATTTTTAAGCTCCAAAAAGAGTTTTGAGTTCTCTGCTTGGAAGTATGATACGAAAATGGATGAACTGGAGTTTTTAACAAACATTGCCTCGGACATGGGCAAAGAGATATACACAAGAGAGTATGACTATCTAGGTTTTTACTCATGTCAGATGCTAATCCCAAGCATCTCAGAGGTCTATCCGATAGATGATTTGGCATATAACAACAAAAACAGCGCAAAAGCCATCCGTGATATGGTTTTAAACTTTAGTGACTATGATGCAGAGGATATTTTAGACACGATTGTCTCGCTTGATGACTCGCTTGGCATGGAGAAATACATAGGCGTTATCTTCAAAAACAACTTCACAATGGCAGAGTTCAAAGTACATCTACATCTTCAAGTAGGCGCTAAAGAGGACGCTTTAGAGTTTTTAGAGTACAGCTCAAAGAGTGAAGCAAAAGTTATCTCAGAGCTTATCCACATGGAACTCCAAGAGCAAGATTACCAAGAGTATGAAGAGGCTCTTTTTAATATATTTTCAAAGCCAAACGTAGAAAAAGCGCTAAAAATCCTCAATAAAGAAGAGTATTTTATTGATATAACGCTGCATAACGACTACCATAACATGTTAGCAATGTATGAGAGACTAACACAAAGTAAAGCGGCGATGATATGA
- a CDS encoding FecCD family ABC transporter permease, which translates to MSRFFVWFTLTVFLFLSPFIGAVTLHVADIFNFSSLHSQIFFELRLPRVMFALFAGAILSISGLLFQTLFRNALMTPYTLGISSGAVLGAGIAIKLGLGTLIFGISAINIFGFLGAILTLFLLLYLNLFIKNAKSESFLLLGIALSLFYTSALMIIFYLGSAIQNDMLIRFTMGSLSIIGWQNPLFIGLITSVLVIVVYLYRFELQLLATSDESAKLKGLHSKKVTYLLLLISSFAVGGVVSISGPIGFVGLITPHIISMLYPSSISSRVLKTALFGALFLVFCDTIARLLSSQNDLPIGIVTALIGGPFFIYLIIRKKE; encoded by the coding sequence ATGAGTAGATTTTTTGTATGGTTTACTTTAACTGTTTTTCTTTTTCTCTCCCCATTTATCGGCGCAGTTACACTACATGTAGCAGATATATTTAACTTTTCTAGCTTACATTCACAGATATTTTTCGAGTTGCGTCTGCCTAGAGTTATGTTTGCACTCTTTGCTGGAGCGATTCTCTCCATAAGTGGGCTTCTGTTTCAAACACTCTTTAGAAATGCACTTATGACTCCTTACACATTAGGTATTTCAAGCGGCGCAGTTTTAGGAGCTGGAATAGCTATAAAATTGGGGCTTGGAACTCTTATCTTTGGAATAAGCGCCATAAATATCTTTGGTTTTTTAGGTGCTATCCTAACGCTGTTTTTGCTTCTTTATCTAAATCTATTTATCAAAAATGCAAAAAGTGAATCTTTTTTACTCTTAGGAATTGCCCTCTCACTCTTTTACACCTCTGCTTTGATGATAATTTTTTATTTAGGAAGTGCCATCCAAAATGATATGCTTATACGCTTTACGATGGGTTCTCTCTCTATCATAGGGTGGCAAAACCCTTTGTTTATCGGTTTAATCACGTCTGTGCTGGTGATAGTTGTCTATCTTTATAGATTTGAGTTACAGCTTTTGGCTACCTCCGATGAGAGTGCAAAATTAAAAGGTCTTCATAGCAAAAAAGTTACATATCTACTTTTGCTTATCTCTTCATTCGCTGTAGGAGGAGTTGTTAGCATTAGCGGACCAATAGGCTTTGTAGGGCTTATAACTCCTCACATAATCTCAATGCTCTATCCATCCTCCATAAGTTCAAGAGTTCTCAAAACTGCTCTCTTTGGGGCTCTATTTTTAGTTTTTTGTGACACAATAGCGAGACTGTTATCATCTCAAAACGATTTGCCCATAGGAATTGTTACCGCTCTAATAGGTGGACCATTTTTTATATATCTCATTATTAGGAAAAAAGAGTGA
- a CDS encoding ABC transporter ATP-binding protein codes for MIELKNLTCSYGKTTILKDVNLKITSHLSILGANGSGKSTLARALCALIDYDGEIIIDSVDLKSLSNKTRAKTISYVPPKLELYDSFITLREFVLLGRFPYKKSFFDYSAKDKKIAEKYISLLGLEHLSECSILSLSSGQQQLSLMASALCMESKIMIYDEPTANLDPYNSKIVANYIKNLKNTHQIILITHDLHLASFIGSDIAFIKEQHVAFYGDTFFNDKILEELYGVSFNSLVLEYE; via the coding sequence ATGATAGAGCTAAAAAACCTTACATGTAGTTATGGCAAAACTACAATTTTAAAAGATGTAAATCTAAAAATAACCTCTCATCTAAGCATACTTGGAGCAAACGGTTCTGGCAAAAGTACACTAGCTCGCGCGTTGTGCGCTTTGATTGATTATGATGGAGAAATAATTATAGATAGTGTTGATTTAAAGAGCTTATCTAACAAAACAAGAGCAAAAACCATCTCTTATGTTCCGCCAAAATTGGAGCTTTATGACTCTTTTATAACGCTTAGAGAGTTTGTTTTACTTGGCAGATTTCCTTACAAAAAGAGCTTTTTTGACTACTCAGCCAAGGATAAAAAGATAGCAGAGAAATATATCTCGCTTCTTGGCTTAGAGCATCTAAGTGAGTGCTCTATTTTGTCCCTAAGCTCTGGTCAACAGCAACTCTCACTTATGGCATCGGCTCTTTGCATGGAGAGTAAGATTATGATTTATGATGAGCCAACCGCAAATCTTGATCCATATAACTCTAAAATAGTAGCAAATTATATAAAAAATTTAAAAAATACACATCAAATTATTCTTATTACTCACGACTTGCATCTTGCCTCTTTTATAGGCTCTGATATAGCTTTCATAAAAGAGCAACATGTAGCATTTTATGGAGATACTTTTTTTAACGATAAGATTTTAGAAGAGCTTTATGGAGTATCTTTTAACTCTTTGGTGCTTGAGTATGAGTAG
- the dxr gene encoding 1-deoxy-D-xylulose-5-phosphate reductoisomerase, whose protein sequence is MILLGSTGSIGVNTLEIAKKFSIHVEALVAGNNIALLNKQIKEHNPKVVVIADKADISKVNHSNVLYGQEAVLKVIEDSSSELVVNALVGFLGLRPTLKALTCNKRVALANKESLVACGAFIETSKIQPIDSEHFGLWYLMQNRPVEKMIITASGGAFRDWNIAKLQNATLADTQKHPNWSMGQKITIDSATMVNKMFELLEARWLFGEGKYDALIETKSLIHALIDFKDGSTTAHFANASMQLPIAFALNTKMDENILPHVDLLKVGSLEFREITCERYPVWEIKDELLKNPARGVVVNAANEAAIKKFIARKIGFMDIAKTIIKAYEKFDISPKNVDDVFALDEEVRNFIK, encoded by the coding sequence TTGATACTTTTAGGTTCGACAGGCTCTATAGGGGTAAATACACTTGAGATTGCTAAAAAATTCTCTATACATGTAGAGGCATTAGTAGCTGGAAACAACATAGCTCTCTTAAATAAGCAGATAAAAGAGCACAATCCAAAAGTAGTTGTTATCGCCGATAAAGCAGATATTTCAAAAGTAAATCATAGTAACGTTCTTTACGGACAAGAGGCTGTTTTAAAAGTCATAGAAGACTCTTCAAGTGAGTTGGTTGTAAATGCTCTTGTTGGTTTTTTAGGGCTTCGTCCAACACTCAAAGCTCTTACATGTAATAAAAGAGTAGCTCTTGCAAATAAAGAGTCACTTGTCGCATGTGGGGCATTTATAGAGACTTCAAAGATTCAGCCAATAGATAGCGAACATTTCGGACTTTGGTATCTGATGCAAAACAGACCTGTAGAAAAGATGATTATCACTGCCAGCGGTGGTGCATTTCGTGACTGGAACATAGCAAAACTCCAAAATGCTACTTTAGCAGACACACAAAAACATCCAAACTGGTCGATGGGGCAAAAGATAACTATTGACAGTGCGACAATGGTAAATAAGATGTTTGAACTCTTAGAGGCTAGATGGCTCTTTGGTGAGGGCAAATATGACGCCCTCATCGAGACGAAATCACTCATACATGCACTTATAGACTTTAAAGACGGCTCGACTACCGCTCACTTCGCAAATGCCAGTATGCAACTCCCCATAGCTTTTGCACTAAACACTAAGATGGATGAAAATATCCTCCCACATGTAGATTTGCTAAAAGTAGGCTCTTTGGAGTTTCGAGAGATTACATGTGAGAGATATCCAGTCTGGGAGATAAAAGACGAGCTTTTAAAAAATCCTGCAAGAGGTGTAGTTGTAAATGCGGCGAATGAAGCTGCAATAAAGAAGTTCATAGCTCGCAAAATAGGCTTCATGGACATAGCAAAAACTATCATAAAAGCTTATGAGAAGTTTGATATTTCGCCAAAAAATGTAGATGATGTTTTTGCTCTTGATGAAGAGGTAAGAAACTTTATAAAATGA
- a CDS encoding TonB-dependent receptor has translation MKKKILLSIFISSILVAQSIELKPLSITSTAITTDELKSTDAVEIYTAEDIQKAHVQNIYEFLNQQSSATATPSFGNSFMQKLDFRGYGIGDGYQNILITINGKKINNIDMTPQLLSAISPASIQRLEIIKSSGIVKGGDGANAGAINIITKKDSAKEITVYSGTQGTADGSFYLGHSEERFSISSSGEAQRGDGSRYINSAQDKDESSLKTASLNISYNPIDTLELRAGASFARTDITYGSFLTLDEYNDDTKQAGGTNWGAANQKYDTDALNLGFSYNLSDKISLNIDGAKEKKKSVYNSISQTDYEYDSLNSSLNYIDTLFSFTLGYDIFDGNLVNTKSDLRKISNALYFINEIYLGSSTIKMGARYEDISFKSKSGEDQDDTLYGVELGYNYTFDREKSLFANYSHAYQSSSLDRLFDWSSGAFTGYVKPSESDNFTVGFNYLTPMNRLKISLYYISLEDEIYYYADPTYQSSRNTNIDKSYKYGLDIYDKWLIDEALSVVLNYNYVQAVIDKESENGDDYSGNKLPGVSNHNIKATLAYSLNKNTSLALTQTYRSKTYAINDFNNNFAQKQDAYKSSDISISYTKERLELFAKISNLFNQKNGLWVEDNAIYPMNFTTTAIAGFKLKI, from the coding sequence ATGAAAAAAAAGATACTTTTATCGATATTTATCTCAAGCATCTTAGTTGCTCAAAGTATTGAGCTAAAACCTTTAAGCATCACCTCAACTGCCATAACAACAGATGAGTTGAAATCAACTGATGCAGTAGAGATATATACAGCAGAGGATATACAAAAGGCTCATGTTCAAAATATTTATGAGTTTTTAAACCAACAGTCTTCAGCTACAGCCACCCCTTCCTTTGGAAACTCCTTTATGCAAAAGCTAGATTTTAGAGGTTATGGGATAGGAGATGGATACCAAAATATCCTTATTACAATTAACGGCAAAAAAATCAACAATATTGACATGACTCCTCAGCTTCTATCGGCTATTTCTCCCGCTTCAATCCAAAGATTAGAAATTATCAAATCAAGCGGAATTGTAAAAGGTGGCGATGGTGCGAATGCTGGAGCTATAAATATCATCACAAAAAAAGATAGCGCAAAAGAGATAACAGTATATAGCGGAACTCAAGGCACGGCAGATGGCTCATTTTATCTAGGACATAGTGAAGAGAGATTCTCAATATCCTCAAGTGGCGAAGCACAAAGAGGTGATGGAAGCCGTTATATAAATAGCGCTCAAGACAAGGACGAGAGCTCTTTAAAAACAGCCTCACTAAACATATCTTATAACCCAATAGATACGTTAGAACTGCGTGCTGGTGCATCTTTTGCGAGAACAGATATAACTTATGGAAGTTTTTTAACGCTTGATGAGTACAATGATGATACTAAGCAAGCTGGAGGTACAAACTGGGGTGCAGCAAATCAAAAGTACGACACAGACGCCCTAAACTTAGGCTTTAGCTACAACTTAAGTGATAAAATCTCTTTAAATATTGATGGGGCAAAAGAGAAGAAGAAATCAGTTTATAACTCAATTTCTCAAACAGATTATGAGTATGATTCACTTAACTCATCACTAAATTATATTGATACTCTCTTTAGTTTTACTCTTGGTTATGATATCTTTGATGGCAATCTTGTAAATACCAAGAGTGACCTAAGAAAAATTTCTAACGCTCTTTACTTTATAAATGAGATTTATCTAGGAAGCAGTACTATAAAGATGGGAGCTAGATATGAGGATATCTCTTTTAAGAGCAAAAGTGGCGAAGATCAAGACGACACACTATATGGCGTAGAACTCGGTTACAACTACACCTTTGATAGAGAAAAATCTCTCTTTGCAAACTATTCGCATGCATATCAATCCTCTAGCTTAGATAGACTATTTGACTGGAGTAGCGGTGCATTTACAGGCTATGTAAAGCCATCTGAGTCTGATAACTTTACAGTTGGGTTTAACTATCTCACACCGATGAACAGACTCAAAATCTCTCTTTATTACATCTCTTTAGAAGATGAGATTTACTACTATGCAGACCCAACATATCAAAGCTCAAGAAACACAAATATTGATAAATCGTATAAATATGGTTTAGATATTTATGATAAATGGCTTATAGATGAGGCGCTAAGCGTTGTTCTAAACTACAACTATGTTCAAGCAGTTATCGATAAAGAGAGTGAGAATGGGGATGATTATTCAGGCAACAAATTACCAGGAGTGTCAAATCACAACATAAAAGCAACTCTTGCTTACTCTTTGAACAAAAACACTTCTCTTGCTCTAACGCAAACTTACCGCTCAAAGACGTATGCGATAAATGATTTTAATAATAATTTTGCGCAAAAACAAGATGCTTACAAAAGTAGTGATATCTCGATCAGTTACACAAAAGAGCGTTTGGAACTTTTCGCTAAAATAAGCAATCTGTTTAATCAAAAAAATGGTTTATGGGTTGAGGATAATGCCATCTATCCAATGAACTTTACCACAACTGCAATCGCAGGGTTTAAACTAAAAATTTAA
- a CDS encoding ABC transporter substrate-binding protein, with protein sequence MNIKLLFLALFFVFTLEANERIISLSPSVTEIIYALKKGDSLVATSEFSLYPPEAKELKLIGGYSNPNLEKIISLCPTLVIGQDFNQATLEKLERFGIKTLMVKLQQINDIKNSILKIAYELHVDSKPIVDEIQSAINSVAKGKESHKVMIVFGLYEDLSRGIYIAGGGIFYDDIIKLCGKTNAYASSDTNQPSLSYENVIALNPDQIIILHSNASNSGVNRQRALSAWHSLPTNASKNRRITVIDESYIHIPSNRVALIIKRICEEINR encoded by the coding sequence GTGAACATAAAACTCCTTTTTTTAGCACTCTTTTTTGTGTTCACGCTAGAAGCAAATGAGAGGATTATCTCTCTTTCGCCATCAGTCACAGAGATAATCTATGCGCTGAAAAAAGGAGACTCACTTGTTGCAACAAGTGAGTTCTCACTCTATCCACCAGAAGCAAAAGAGCTAAAGCTTATCGGCGGATACTCAAACCCAAACTTAGAAAAAATCATATCTCTATGCCCTACTTTGGTAATCGGGCAAGATTTTAACCAAGCAACATTAGAAAAATTAGAGAGATTTGGTATCAAAACCCTTATGGTAAAGCTACAACAAATTAATGATATAAAAAACTCCATTCTAAAGATAGCTTACGAGTTACATGTAGATTCTAAACCCATAGTTGATGAGATACAAAGTGCAATAAATAGCGTTGCAAAAGGCAAAGAGAGTCATAAGGTGATGATTGTTTTTGGACTTTATGAAGATTTAAGCAGAGGTATTTATATAGCTGGAGGAGGTATCTTTTATGATGACATAATTAAGTTGTGTGGCAAAACTAACGCTTACGCATCAAGTGATACTAACCAACCCTCTTTAAGTTATGAAAACGTTATAGCATTAAACCCAGATCAGATAATCATACTCCACTCAAATGCTTCAAACAGCGGAGTTAACAGACAAAGAGCATTGAGTGCCTGGCACTCACTTCCTACTAACGCAAGTAAAAACAGACGTATAACAGTGATAGATGAGAGTTATATACACATCCCATCAAACAGAGTTGCTCTTATCATCAAGAGAATTTGCGAAGAGATAAACAGATGA
- a CDS encoding NFACT family protein, with product MKLSHLKQILEYLQKFTKISSIYRVSDTIIKVSFDRDDELYFEMARSNSKIFKCLSYARSKVYNAPFDVLLAKRFNRANILHVELFGGDKIVRLKTSVASAYKEEITYLQFEFTGKYTNVIILDESEIVLEALRHVDLFSSFREVRVGQKLLDIPAAPFEAKEYILDDVESFLYDEYEQEQREKLASLKKQKISLLSKKLKKLEKLYTTLDDEDELEAEAQKYNHFGNLLLSNMHTIRPYQRVVELDDYNGVKQRVELHKEFSTPAMMANSLFARSKKAKQRASHLHIERASLISKIEHIKLFIHTVTEAKDMAKIQLLFPKILQSKKIKTDDSIETFWIEGYKVTLGKNEKGNITLLQNARAKDIWIHLKERPSAHVIITTDKQNVPMSVIEGAARLCVDFTMFEKDRYLVDYTPRREVTIQSGANVLYNKYKTIEIDTR from the coding sequence ATGAAACTATCACATTTAAAGCAGATTCTTGAGTATCTGCAAAAATTTACAAAAATTTCCTCAATTTACAGAGTTAGTGACACTATCATAAAGGTTTCTTTTGATAGAGATGATGAGCTCTACTTTGAGATGGCGCGCTCAAACTCCAAGATATTTAAGTGTCTCTCTTATGCTCGCTCAAAAGTCTATAATGCACCATTTGACGTGCTCTTAGCAAAGCGATTTAATCGTGCAAATATACTACATGTAGAGCTTTTTGGTGGCGATAAAATTGTTCGCCTTAAAACCTCAGTTGCCTCCGCATACAAAGAGGAGATTACCTATTTACAGTTTGAATTTACTGGAAAATATACAAATGTTATTATCTTAGATGAGAGTGAAATAGTTTTAGAAGCCCTGCGGCATGTTGACCTTTTTTCATCATTTAGAGAGGTGCGAGTCGGGCAAAAGCTACTTGATATTCCAGCTGCCCCATTTGAGGCAAAAGAGTATATTCTTGATGATGTTGAGTCGTTCTTATATGATGAGTATGAGCAAGAGCAGAGAGAAAAACTTGCCTCTTTAAAAAAACAGAAAATCTCTCTTTTAAGTAAAAAACTAAAAAAGTTAGAAAAACTATACACTACGCTAGATGATGAAGATGAGTTAGAAGCAGAGGCGCAAAAATATAACCACTTTGGCAATCTTCTTTTGTCCAATATGCATACTATTCGCCCATACCAAAGAGTAGTTGAGCTTGATGATTATAATGGAGTAAAACAGAGGGTTGAGCTTCACAAAGAGTTTTCAACTCCTGCTATGATGGCAAATTCACTTTTTGCAAGAAGTAAAAAAGCAAAGCAGAGAGCTTCACATCTACACATAGAGAGAGCTTCACTTATCTCAAAGATTGAGCATATAAAGTTATTTATTCACACTGTAACAGAAGCTAAAGATATGGCAAAGATTCAGCTGCTTTTTCCAAAAATATTACAGAGTAAAAAGATAAAAACAGATGATTCGATAGAGACTTTTTGGATAGAGGGATATAAAGTAACTCTTGGAAAAAATGAAAAAGGAAACATAACGCTTCTTCAAAACGCACGTGCAAAAGATATCTGGATTCACTTAAAAGAGCGTCCATCAGCACATGTAATCATCACAACAGATAAACAAAATGTTCCTATGTCTGTTATAGAAGGGGCTGCAAGATTGTGTGTCGATTTTACTATGTTTGAAAAAGACCGTTATTTGGTCGATTATACCCCAAGAAGAGAAGTAACAATCCAAAGTGGTGCCAATGTACTTTATAATAAGTACAAAACTATAGAGATAGACACTAGATAA